Proteins encoded in a region of the Stieleria neptunia genome:
- a CDS encoding carboxylesterase/lipase family protein, which yields MKHSVISAFTFVAFAAFASAGQAQVVQTQHGPVHGHESGDADILSFKGIPYAAPPVGELRWKPPQAVQPWTAVRDCQDYGPISLQRKNWEKGGQSEDCLYLNVWTKKNFEDAKRPVMVWIHGGGFTQGSGNQGMIGGDGLAGKDVVLVSINYRLGALGFMTHPALSAESPHGVSGNYAILDQIAALQWVRDNIANFGGDPDNVTIFGESAGGTSVYLLTATPLSKGLFHRAILQSPWLDPVIFRDLNKETDFGPAAEFDGTEQTNRLFGENETDALAKLREMPAEELMEKVKQRWPVATDGYVFPQRPPEIYAAGKQHKIPTIVGTNRDEGTMFAGRQGFKNMQDYRDALVERFGADADRLIDFYLEDTNKDLRKSAVQLITDGWFVQPVRQFARAMDDSGSDVWMYHFTKPVWGWMGAAHAAEIGYVFGKLENPSPEDAELSGAFMNYWVQFAKTGNPNLEGSHEWPAFTTDGDQHQRMDSTIESGSGLRCEACDLLDEIRGVEMKVAE from the coding sequence ATGAAGCATTCCGTCATCTCGGCGTTCACTTTCGTAGCCTTCGCCGCATTTGCATCGGCCGGCCAAGCCCAAGTCGTGCAAACTCAACACGGACCGGTTCACGGGCACGAGTCCGGTGATGCCGACATCCTCTCGTTCAAAGGCATCCCGTACGCCGCGCCGCCGGTCGGGGAGCTGCGATGGAAGCCGCCTCAAGCGGTGCAGCCGTGGACGGCGGTTCGCGACTGCCAAGACTACGGACCGATCTCGCTGCAGCGAAAAAATTGGGAAAAGGGAGGACAGAGCGAGGACTGTCTTTATCTGAACGTTTGGACGAAGAAGAATTTTGAAGATGCCAAACGTCCCGTGATGGTTTGGATTCACGGCGGCGGCTTCACGCAAGGTTCAGGCAACCAAGGAATGATCGGCGGCGACGGTTTGGCCGGCAAGGACGTCGTCTTGGTCTCGATCAACTACCGTCTCGGTGCGCTCGGGTTCATGACGCATCCGGCTTTGTCCGCTGAATCGCCTCATGGTGTCTCCGGCAATTACGCCATTCTGGATCAGATCGCAGCGTTGCAGTGGGTACGCGACAACATTGCGAACTTTGGCGGCGACCCCGACAACGTCACCATCTTCGGGGAATCGGCCGGTGGCACCAGCGTTTATCTTTTGACGGCCACACCGCTCTCCAAGGGTCTGTTCCATCGCGCGATCCTGCAAAGCCCTTGGTTGGATCCGGTGATCTTCCGCGACTTGAACAAGGAAACTGATTTCGGCCCGGCCGCCGAGTTTGACGGTACCGAACAAACCAATCGCTTGTTTGGTGAAAATGAAACGGATGCTTTGGCAAAATTGCGAGAGATGCCAGCGGAAGAACTGATGGAAAAGGTCAAGCAACGTTGGCCGGTCGCGACCGACGGATACGTCTTTCCCCAACGTCCGCCGGAAATCTACGCGGCCGGGAAGCAACACAAGATCCCCACCATCGTGGGAACCAACCGTGACGAGGGAACCATGTTCGCTGGCCGTCAAGGTTTCAAGAACATGCAGGACTACCGGGATGCGTTGGTGGAACGATTCGGGGCGGATGCCGATCGGCTGATTGATTTCTATCTGGAAGACACGAACAAGGATTTGCGAAAGTCCGCGGTGCAGTTGATTACCGACGGTTGGTTCGTTCAGCCGGTTCGTCAGTTTGCCCGCGCCATGGACGATTCTGGATCGGACGTGTGGATGTATCACTTCACCAAACCGGTGTGGGGCTGGATGGGCGCGGCGCATGCCGCCGAGATCGGCTACGTGTTTGGCAAGCTCGAAAATCCATCGCCGGAAGACGCTGAGCTTTCCGGCGCGTTCATGAACTACTGGGTTCAGTTCGCCAAAACGGGAAATCCCAACCTCGAAGGTTCGCACGAGTGGCCAGCCTTCACCACCGACGGGGACCAGCATCAACGGATGGATTCGACGATCGAATCCGGCAGCGGGTTGAGGTGTGAGGCTTGCGATCTGTTGGATGAGATTCGTGGCGTTGAAATGAAAGTAGCTGAATGA
- a CDS encoding P-II family nitrogen regulator → MRQIIAVVRPHLAERVLETLKRAPLEALTVSEVKGYGRQKSYLDEYQETEFSEAFLPKVEITMWVDDSRYEETLEKVVTAARSGRIGDGKVFTLPVEVFQ, encoded by the coding sequence GTGAGACAGATCATCGCCGTCGTTCGTCCCCATCTGGCCGAGCGCGTTCTAGAAACACTCAAGCGTGCCCCGTTGGAAGCGCTCACGGTCAGCGAAGTCAAAGGGTACGGTCGCCAGAAAAGTTATCTGGACGAGTATCAAGAGACCGAATTCTCCGAAGCGTTTCTGCCGAAAGTCGAAATCACGATGTGGGTCGATGATTCACGTTACGAGGAGACGTTAGAAAAAGTCGTCACGGCGGCGCGGAGCGGACGGATCGGCGACGGCAAAGTTTTCACGCTGCCCGTCGAAGTCTTTCAGTAA
- the tgt gene encoding tRNA guanosine(34) transglycosylase Tgt, whose translation MTFRFQLHHTDTATGARRGTFTTPHGPVETPGFMPVGTQGTVKGLTIDHVASTGAHMILGNTYHLGLRPGHETVRALGGLHAMSGWEGPILTDSGGFQVFSLKGINKISEHSVVFRSHIDGALIDLTPEHSIEIQESLGSDVAMVLDHVVALPAERDDVQQAMERSIRWAKRCLEYASRDDQAKFAIVQGGLDVDLRVQCARDLASMNFEGYAVGGLSVGETPDEMYRITAATTPELPADKPRYLMGVGRPIDLLESIVRGIDLFDCVMPTRNGRNGFAFTDSGPIKIRNAKHKTDTSPLDASCDCLACTRHSRGYLRHLFIAGEMLGPTLLSLHNLTYYQKVMRGAREAIRAGTLVEYIATKKNQWGIT comes from the coding sequence ATGACCTTCCGCTTCCAGCTCCACCACACCGACACGGCCACCGGTGCACGACGTGGGACGTTCACCACGCCCCACGGACCGGTTGAAACGCCGGGGTTCATGCCGGTCGGAACACAGGGGACGGTCAAGGGGCTGACGATCGATCACGTCGCGTCCACCGGGGCGCACATGATTCTGGGCAATACCTATCACCTCGGTCTGCGTCCCGGTCACGAAACCGTTCGCGCCCTCGGTGGGTTGCACGCCATGTCGGGGTGGGAAGGGCCGATCCTGACCGATAGCGGTGGGTTCCAAGTCTTCAGCTTGAAAGGCATCAACAAGATCTCCGAGCATAGCGTCGTCTTTCGCAGCCACATCGACGGGGCGCTGATCGATCTGACGCCCGAACATTCGATCGAAATCCAAGAATCGCTCGGCAGTGACGTCGCCATGGTGCTGGACCACGTCGTCGCATTGCCGGCCGAGCGGGACGATGTCCAGCAGGCGATGGAGCGTTCGATTCGTTGGGCCAAGCGTTGTTTAGAATACGCCAGCCGCGACGACCAGGCGAAATTTGCGATCGTTCAGGGCGGTCTGGATGTCGATCTGCGTGTGCAGTGCGCGCGGGACTTGGCGTCGATGAATTTCGAAGGCTACGCGGTGGGGGGATTGAGCGTCGGCGAGACCCCCGACGAGATGTATCGCATCACCGCGGCGACGACGCCCGAGTTGCCGGCCGACAAACCCCGCTACTTGATGGGCGTGGGCCGACCGATCGACCTGTTGGAAAGCATCGTTCGGGGGATCGATCTGTTCGATTGCGTGATGCCGACACGCAACGGCCGCAACGGGTTCGCCTTTACCGACTCCGGACCGATCAAAATTCGTAACGCGAAACACAAAACCGACACGTCGCCGTTGGATGCATCCTGCGACTGTCTGGCTTGCACGCGGCACAGCCGCGGCTACTTGCGGCATCTTTTCATCGCCGGTGAAATGTTAGGGCCGACGCTGTTGTCGTTGCACAATTTGACGTATTACCAGAAAGTGATGCGGGGTGCGCGGGAAGCGATCCGAGCGGGTACACTCGTGGAGTACATCGCGACGAAAAAAAATCAGTGGGGAATCACGTGA